The segment TAATATTTAGAGTTTGTGCACTTTGAATTTTTGGATCGAATTTCTGGAAATTAACTACAAGATAATAGCCAGACTTGTCTTTCTTCGGTTTTGCTCCTGTGGCACTTTGTTGGGAATAACTACGATTACCGTAAGTGTTACGACTACTTGAAGAAGTTTTAATTTCAATTGAGAAGTCATTATTCGGGATGTAAACAATATCTTTTTCAATGGCACTGCGATCGCGCCGCCAAATTCCGGGGTATTTGCTGGCGAGTTCTAATGGGATTAGTTCATGTAAAAAAAAGCCCATGATTTGGGGAGTAGGGAATAAATTTACTCCTATTCTGTAGCCTCTGCTGGTTATGCTGGATTTAAAAATTTCACTCCAAACTTGAATAACCACGTCATAAATTTCTTGTGGATCTAGTGGGTGTTGATCTATGAGTTCCCGTGTCTTCTCTTGCCAATCTTGGACAGGAAGCCCCGTATAGGGTGATTGCATTTACTCTATTTCCTGCAATAGTTCGCTGGGCGATACTCCTAGAGCTTTTGCTAACCGCAAGATGTTTAACAGCGCTATGTTTCTCTCACCCCGCTCAATACCACCAATGTAGTTGCGGTGCAGTCCGGCTAGTTCTGCTAACTTTTCTTGGGAAAAGCCTTTTGATGTTCTTAGCCTGCGAACTTGCTCTCCAAATTTTTTTAGCTCTGGGTTTTCTGCCACATAAGCAAGATATCGGTGACTGCACTCCAAAATCTACACACTATGAGTGTGATTTAGGATTAAGTAAAGCCAGCACGCCCATAGTCAGACTAAGCATAATCAACTCGATGCCATCACTTTAATTGCTTTCATCGGTACTCGGGGTTCTAGGGCGTAGGAAATAGATTGATGTCTAATGC is part of the Microcoleus sp. bin38.metabat.b11b12b14.051 genome and harbors:
- a CDS encoding ScaI family restriction endonuclease — translated: MQSPYTGLPVQDWQEKTRELIDQHPLDPQEIYDVVIQVWSEIFKSSITSRGYRIGVNLFPTPQIMGFFLHELIPLELASKYPGIWRRDRSAIEKDIVYIPNNDFSIEIKTSSSSRNTYGNRSYSQQSATGAKPKKDKSGYYLVVNFQKFDPKIQSAQTLNINLVRFGWIDREDWQGQTAATGQQAKLSPDVERYKLLQLPI
- a CDS encoding helix-turn-helix transcriptional regulator, giving the protein MAENPELKKFGEQVRRLRTSKGFSQEKLAELAGLHRNYIGGIERGERNIALLNILRLAKALGVSPSELLQEIE